Proteins found in one Oncorhynchus keta strain PuntledgeMale-10-30-2019 chromosome 2, Oket_V2, whole genome shotgun sequence genomic segment:
- the LOC118394146 gene encoding DNA replication factor Cdt1-like, which translates to MAEAAEFEFYRSSFLTRRELCGSRFDIIMSQARVTDFYVQRKKDASGAAHGDGNLTQIVDTVTSHPSTISTRSKSKNAASTTNVENSVQEEFWRVIDEATSVNKVESVSPVLARTNSEKQTLFSSPRTPKRTSTDAEFDLGSAVFSATADHKIAKKRLRIEARKHGIAAGTSPGPVKVVKKEVRKKLILFEDDEKATQPLAKDVLQVPYSLPVDKESKNLVNCSANHSPTGKPHVQGSSKPKEGHKTFSKEDVVALKFQLQKIKDQTRKAENLPSTATGSTAPDLKTKLARVKELAAKAQHRKAERLAEARSTEDNNCPITEDGDKLPAYQRYHTLAQDTPPGLTLPFKYKMLAGMFRSMDTIVGMLFNRSETVTFAKVKQGVQDMMHKRFEETHVGQIKTVYPTAYHFRQERNIPTFSATVKKSSYQLTVEPVIEADKSKAVLAASRLLERRRIFHQNLINIVKGHHKAFLAKLNPPIRVPDDKLTRWHPRFNVDEVPNVLPGELPQPPRGAEKLSTAQEVLDKARSMMTPKVEKALANMVLKTAEMVCVKEQEPVPQTPVAPAETNSALKGVSQSLLERVGHLPV; encoded by the exons ATGGCTGAAGCTGCTGAGTTTGAATTTTATCGTTCGTCTTTCCTGACCAGAAGAGAATTGTGTGGTTCTAGATTTGACATCATTATGTCTCAGGCGCGGGTCACCGATTTTTACGTCCAGAGAAAGAAAGATGCTAGTGGGGCTGCGCATGGTGATGGCAATTTAACCCAAATTGTGGACACTGTAACAAGTCATCCCAGCACAATATCAACTCGGTCGAAAAGCAAGAATGCAGCATCTACAACAAATGTTGAAAACAGTGTACAAGAGGAGTTTTGGAGGGTTATTGACGAGGCGACTTCGGTCAATAAGGTGGAGAGCGTGTCTCCTGTGCTGGCGAGGACTAACTCGGAAAAACAAACCCTTTTCTCCAGCCCTCGTACTCCCAAGAGGACTTCTACAGATGCTGAGTTCGATCTTGGATCAGCTGTATTTTCAGCCACTGCTGACCATAAAATCGCAAAGAAGCGTCTTCGGATCGAGGCAAGAAAACATGGCATCGCTGCAGGGACAAGTCCTGGGCCGGTTAAAGTTGTGAAGAAGGAGGTCAGGAAGAAATTGATTCTCTTCGAAGATGACGAAAAG GCAACCCAGCCTCTGGCTAAAGATGTCCTGCAGGTACCCTATTCACTACCTGTTGATAAAGAATCAAAGAATTTAGTCAATTGCAGTGCCAACCATTCTCCAACGGGCAAACCACATGTTCAGGGCAGCTCAAAACCAAAAGAGGGGCACAAG ACTTTCTCCAAAGAGGATGTTGTAGCACTCAAGTTCCAACTTCAGAAGATCAAGGACCAGACACGGAAAGCTGAGAACCTGCCCTCTACGGCCACAGGGTCTACTGCCCCAGACCTGAAGACAAAGCTAGCCCGTGTCAAAGAGCTTGCTGCTAAGGCACAACATCGGAAGGCGGAGAGGTTGGCAGAGGCCAGATCTACTGAGGACAATAATTGCCCAATAACCGAGGATGG AGATAAGCTCCCAGCCTATCAGCGGTACCATACTCTTGCCCAGGATACTCCCCCTGGCCTCACCCTGCCCTTCAAGTACAAAATGCTTGCTGGAATGTTCCGTAGCATGGACACCATAGTGGGAATGCTTTTCAACCGCTCAGAGACTGTTACCTTTGCCAAAGTGAAGCAGGGTGTCCAGGACATGATGCACAA GCGTTTTGAAGAGACCCATGTGGGCCAGATTAAGACGGTCTATCCTACTGCCTACCATTTCCGTCAGGAGAGAAACATTCCTACCTTCAGTGCTACAGTGAAGAAGTCTAGCTACCAGCTCACAGTGGAGCCTGTCATTGAAGCTG ATAAGAGCAAGGCAGTGCTGGCTGCTTCCCGCCTGTTAGAGAGGCGACGTATCTTCCACCAAAACCTAATCAACATTGTGAAAGGGCATCATAAG GCGTTCCTTGCCAAGTTGAATCCTCCTATTAGAGTCCCAGATGACAAGCTTACTCGCTGGCACCCTCGCTTCAATGTGGATGAGGTGCCCAATGTCCTGCCCGGTGAGCTACCCCAGCCTCCACGGGGAGCTGAGAAGCTAAGCACTGCCCAGGAGGTTCTGGACAAGGCCCGCTCCATGATGACCCCCAAG GTGGAGAAAGCACTGGCCAACATGGTTCTGAAGACCGCAGAGATGGTCTGTGTAAAAGAGCAAGAGCCTGTTCCACAAACTCCCGTAGCTCCTGCTGAAACTAACAGTGCCCTCAAAGGAGTGTCTCAGTCCCTGCTGGAGAGGGTAGGTCACCTTCCTGTTTGA
- the LOC118393772 gene encoding adenine phosphoribosyltransferase gives MAVHTREAKLDLVTKHIRPFPDFPSKGILFRDICPILKDPGALTAVIDLFEEHVRQTHPQVELIVGLDARGFLFGPLLAQRLGVGFVLVRKKGKLPGPTVSVAYKLEYGEAEVEVQEDAVAPGEKVLLIDDLLATGGTLCAACELMKKQNAEATSMISAGFFSATKTLRRIRASSSSRDIITRRSSC, from the exons ATGGCAGTCCACACGAGAGAAGCTAAATTAGATCTGGTCACCAAACACATAAGACCTTTTCCTGATTTCCCAAGCAAAGGAATACTTTTCAG AGACATCTGTCCAATTCTCAAAGACCCGGGTGCATTGACCGCAGTCATCGATCTTTTTGAGGAACATGTGAGGCAGACTCATCCCCAAGTAGAACTGATTGTCG GTCTGGATGCTCGGGGATTTCTCTTCGGACCCCTTCTAGCCCAGAGGTTAGGAGTGGGATTTGTGCTGGTCCGGAAGAAGGGGAAGCTCCCAGGGCCTACAGTGTCTGTGGCATACAAACTGGAGTATGGAGAG GCCGAGGTTGAGGTCCAGGAGGATGCAGTGGCTCCAGGAGAGAAAGTGCTGCTCATCGATGATCTACTAGCCACTGGAG GAACCCTGTGTGCTGCCTGTGAGCTCATGAAGAAACAGAATGCAGAG GCCACCTCCATGATCAGTGCGGGTTTCTTCTCTGCCACAAAGACGTTACGCAGGATCCGAGCCAGTTCCTCCAGCCGTGACATCATCACAAGGCGCTCCTCCTGCTGA